One stretch of Rhizobium rhizoryzae DNA includes these proteins:
- a CDS encoding HAD family hydrolase, with translation MADAADLSHIKGLLFDKDGTLIRYDESWGPVNREAARIAAAGGGVELEERLMNACGMDPATGKTRPDSLFAAGTAAEIAAGFVTAGSPLAVGPLTIELDDLFVRASDFSVPVTDLGGYFGRLKARGFKLGVASSDNERSIRETARRFGFIEHLDFIAGYDSGHGCKPEPGMVLGFCKAVGLEPSQVAMVGDNNHDLHMGAAAGVGLKVAVLTGTGSPATLEAMADHVLGDITGLETLLPQAQTA, from the coding sequence ATGGCAGACGCTGCGGATCTCTCCCACATCAAGGGCCTCCTGTTCGACAAGGATGGAACCCTCATTCGCTATGACGAAAGCTGGGGACCGGTGAACCGTGAGGCCGCGCGTATTGCAGCGGCTGGCGGTGGCGTGGAACTGGAAGAACGCCTGATGAACGCCTGCGGCATGGATCCGGCAACGGGCAAGACCCGGCCAGACAGCCTGTTTGCGGCAGGGACTGCTGCCGAAATTGCGGCTGGTTTCGTCACGGCCGGTTCGCCGCTTGCCGTTGGTCCTCTGACGATCGAACTGGACGACCTGTTTGTCCGCGCATCTGATTTTTCCGTGCCGGTGACGGATCTCGGCGGCTATTTCGGACGCCTTAAGGCGCGCGGTTTCAAGCTTGGCGTCGCCTCCAGCGATAACGAGCGATCGATCCGCGAGACGGCCCGGCGGTTCGGCTTCATCGAACATCTCGATTTCATAGCGGGCTATGACAGCGGTCATGGTTGCAAGCCGGAACCGGGCATGGTGCTTGGCTTCTGCAAGGCCGTGGGTCTTGAGCCTTCGCAGGTCGCGATGGTGGGCGACAACAATCATGACCTGCATATGGGGGCGGCAGCGGGTGTCGGCTTGAAGGTTGCCGTGCTGACGGGAACCGGCTCGCCCGCAACGCTGGAAGCCATGGCCGATCATGT